tgcactgcaaaaagtaaaaatgatctaaccaacaaacacactgccCCATCTGTTAGTAGGCACTTTTTAGCACCTACTAACAGAAGAAAGTTTTGTGGTTAAATGGAGAAATTGTGTCTGCAATTAATTTTGGGCGTGGATTTAAAAACCACAGTCATCTTGCAGAAGAGATGCCCAGCTTATTAACCAGCTATTTGTAAAATGCAAACTAATTGGTATGAACTGTGAGCCCTGTTAAAGAGAGTAGACAGGTTACCCAGTGTGAGACATTTGAGTTGACATAAGAGCAAAATTCATCTGATTGAGGAACTCAATGCAGTTCATAGCCGTTTACCCAAATTTGCAGTTGACATAGTTTCCTCTCTGACAGTGTTATAGATTTGTTCTTAGCCTTTATCAGGCATAATATGTTTAAGGTAAAATGTGAGAGCTgaagtttgcttttccatcatGTGACATAAAGCACTGCACGGCCCCTTTTTGTTCATGGGCGGTGCAGTGTAAAATGATTTAAGCCACTTCAGTATGGGGGTGATCATATTTTTTATGACCTGTTGTAGCAAATTCCTTTCTATTGTCAAAGCAGAGATTCAGTCTAGTTGAAGcaacaattttcattttgatttgtgcTATTCTGATTATAGTATCTGTTTTGTCGAAATAATTGCTGTCACCTGATCAAGAACTGTTGCCATTACTGAGAAATTTTAGTGGCATAATTCCTTTCAGTAGAAAAACATAGTCTGGAGGCCTGCTTTTGTTGTAGTAGATATGTAAACCTGCGTGGAAAAAAACTGGATGTGCTGTGAGTAGATAAGCTTCTGTCTGACCTCAGCTGCACCTCTGTCCTCAGTTCAACCCTGATGACAAGTCTGCGCAGCACCACAACGCTCACCACTGTCTGGAGATCACAGTCAACTGCAGTCCCAATATCGATCACTGCATCATCCGCTCCACCTGCAcaggtagcacacacacacactctgacacacacacagggcagataTGTCTTAACAATGCAGAGCCATAGTGTGTTATGGTTTTAGAATGCAAACTAGGTTGTACCTCTTCTGTGGGTCACTAAGCAATCAATAAGTATTCATGAGCCAGCGTTCCAGGATGagagattaaaaatgtaatttgggcTAAGGGCTGAAAAGTAAGAAACCCTGAAGTAGAAATGTTTTTGCTGactattttgagttttgttatcacagtttctctctctggtgaAATTTGCTGGTTAATATGATTCTTCATGGCAGGAGCTGAAAATCTGGAGACataggaatttttttttctaattcccCAGTTTCAGACTATTTGGAATCACAAAAACGTGTCCAGAAAAATATTGGCAGGGGAAATGTTAAACTGTTAAACTGCATTCATACCCATTTAAGCattctgtgtatttgtgcatgagGTTATTAAAATACCTGgttatttgttgtttggttgTATAACCTTTGACAAGCATGTGAAATAGCTTTTCCCTTTGTCTGTCCTCAGTGGGCTcagcggtgtgtgtgagtggccaGGGGGCATGTCCAACCATCAAACACTGCAACATCAGTGACTGTGAGAATGTAGGACTGTACATAACAGACCATGCACaggtaaaaattttaattttagttgtaattttcacatgaaacactgacagtcagccacatgtacacacacacacacacacacacacacacacacagatgcaccaGGTGTTAACACAAGCACAGAGTCTGACTATGACTCTTATTTTGTCCCAGGGCATATATGAAGATAATGAGATCAGCAACAATGCCCTCGCGGGGATTTGGGTGAAGAACCACGGCAACCCCATCATCAGGCGCAACCACATCCACCACGGCCGAGACGTCGGAGTGTTCACCTTCGATCATGGCATGGTAACTAACCAGCACTTACTTTGTCATGCCTGTCTGTGGTAATAAGCTCATTTAATGCACGACTTTGAAATCCGTCTAATGTGTCCGCCTCTTTTTGTCAGGGTTACTTTGAGAGCTGTAACATCCATAGGAACCGCATAGCAGGCTTTGAGGTGAAGGCCTACGCTAACCCCACAGTGGTACGCTGTGAGATCCATCATGGCCAAACGGGAGGAATCTATGTCCATGAGAAGGGACGGGGACAGTTCATAGAGAATAAGATTTATGCCAACAACTTTGCGGGAGTCTGGATCACCTCCAACAGCGACCCCACGATACGGTGAGAGCACACATTTCACAGACGACACCATTCACTAGTGAACCTGTAGCACACAAGCCACCTTGGAGGGTACAGCTAACTAACTGCCTCTTCTTTTGCTGTTACCATTACAAAGTTCATTCTTATCATTTGGAGCCAGCAAAATCTGTAAAGTTCACAAATAAATGCTTAAATATGTCACTGCTGGTCAGAAAGATGTATTGGTTTTATGTACATGTTCATTCAAAGACTTTGACATAATTGTTTTCCCTATTTTCAGGGGAAACGCTATATTCAACGGCAACCAAGGAGGGGTGTACATATTTGGAGATGGGCGGGGTTTGATAGAGAGTAATGACATCTATGGTAACGCCTTGGCGGGAATCCAGATCCGCACCAACAGTTGCCCCATTGTACGGCACAATAAGATCCATGATGGACAGCATGGGGGCATCTACGTGGTaaatacacgcacacattcacaggcAGACATGAAGTTGGAAAATAATGCTTAGGTCACACTCCCAACATGAGATCATATTTGACAGCTGACTTTACGGTGTGTTTCAGCATGAGAAAGGCCAGGGTGTGATTGAGGAGAACGAGGTCTACAGTAACACACTGGCCGGAGTCTGGGTGACCACCGGCAGCACCCCTGTCCTCCGCAGGAACCGCATCCACAGCGGGAAACAGGTGAAACTCTACATTATTTTACATACCTGAACCTTCTGTCCCCCTTTCATCTGAACTTATTCAGGCTGCTGATTTTGCTCATGCTTGTTTTGATTCAGTCTTAACTTGATTACCTTCATAGACGAGGCTATAATTGATCTGTGCACCTACTTTTGTGCTCAGTCTGTgcttactttaaaaaatataaaacagttttccattggcattgtaaataaatgcatatgtAAGAACCAGCTGCAGTGGTGAGCTACAAGAGCAAGATTTCATTTGCTATGTTTTACTTAACTACGATACTTTTAAGTTATGTGATTTTTAATCCATTTGACGCATTTTAAGATTATAAGTGTGTCAAACAACTCAGGTAAGCTCCAAATTACCTGTTTTAGATGCCTGGTTTTCTCAGATATACAGTGCCTGCGATACCCTGGTTTAACTGTAACCACTGTGTCACAACCTTTTCAAAATAGCTCAGTTTAAGCCCAGAAACAGATTATTGGTGGAATTATCTTAACTTCAGAACACTAATCTGGTTCCTAGAAATGGTATCGTGGTTTAGGATTGAACATTGTATCCCTGGCTTTGTCTCATCATTTTTGTCTGCACAGCCTTCCCACTATgttgttttaagaaaatataCTAAGGGGAGCTGACTGTTTTCTTAAAATTGCCTCACAGAGCCATTTTCTATCCCTTAGAAGTGTATTGTCTTTTTCCTTCCATCCAGTGCTCTGaccatctctcttcctctcaggtTGGTGTGTATTTCTATGACAATGGACATGGCGTGCTGGAAGACAATGACATCTACAATCACATGTACTCGGGTGTACAGATAAGGTTAGAGCTGTCCCCTTGATCTTTTTCCATTAAATGGATTGACCCAGGGATTACATATGAAGGCTTTTTACCCTCTACTGGTTTTACTTGTTTTCTTTATCCATGGATCTGTCTATTTTGGCCATGTATTTAtgtttctcttttatttattgttaaggTTGCCAGAGCATCCATGCTCATTTTCATGAACACCATACATTATCATAGTTCTGTAATGCAGACATGTATAGTTTAGAAGCAAAACGGTATTAGAAAGGTGTTAATATTTTTGTGCTTTCAGTGTAAATTCTGATTTTGACTCATCTTTGTTGAATCTCAACAGGACGGGGAGCAACCCAAAGATTAGGCGCAACAAGATTTGGGGAGGACAGAATGGAGGCATTTTAGTCTACAACTCAGGTCTGCGCTTGACCCTGTCGCTCTATTTTTATCTGGTAGACAGTgtctgtgtacttgtgtgtgtaatcctgCGTTTCGGTTAATGTCACAGGTCTGGGCTTCATTGAGGACAATGAGATCTTTGACAATGCCATGGCCGGCGTCTGGATCAAGACAGACAGCAACCCCACACTGCGGCGCAACAAGATTCACGACGGCAGAGATGGAGGCATCTGCATCTTCAACGGAGGCAGAGGTGCACTGACCTCACTTAgatgcaggaaaaacaaaagtgtgGGCTGCTCTGCGGGGCAGGAACACAGTTAACTATTTTGTCTTTGGCGATAGTCAGTAATTATAACTGACACTGCCTAACCCACCTAAGAGACCAGTATAATCATCAGCTTTTCTTTACAGATACTAAACAGGAAGTTAGACCTATACCTCACTTATCTGGATGTTTGATCCTCCTTCACTTGGCTGACTGTGACCTTTCTGTCAGTATATATTGTAAATTCTTTACATTATTGTGTCCAGGTCTGCTGGAGGAGAATGACATCTTCAGGAATGCTCAGGCCGGCGTGCTGATCAGCACCAATAGCCACCCAATACTCCGCAAGAACCGCATTTTTGACGGCTTTGCTGCAGGTCAGCTTTATCAGAATCAGCGCCATGTAGCAACATGTAACATCGCAGCTGCCTTTTATCTCCTGTTGCTGACGGTGGATTTCTTTTTGATCTTTTTTCCAGGTATTGAAATCACTAACCATGCCACAGCCACACTTGAGGGCAACCAGATCTTCAATAACCGCTTTGGAGGTTTATTCCTGGCCTCGGGGGTCAATGTTACTATGAAAGGTAGGTACCTGTTGTTGCTTTGCTTTAAAGCTCTGCTGACTCTGGTTATAAGCTGCATATAATTCAGCGCTGACACTAGCTTCAGTGCAATGGTTTGGCTCTTgctcactattttttttttttttgctggttcCCTCCTCTGCCAGATAATAAGATTATGAATAACCAGGATGCCATAGAGAAGGCTGTGAGCAGAGGACAGTGTCTCTACAAGATCTCCAGCTACACCAGTTATCCCATGCATGACTTCTACAGGTAAACAAGatgcaactttaaaaaaaaatccttcagaAGTGCCCAAAACAGTTAAATGCCTACTGAAGGTTAATGAATTCTCTAAGTGAGCTGGTTTTGTCTTTGGTCTCTCCAGGTGTCACACTTGTAATACAACAGATAGGAATGCCATCTGTGTTAACTGCATCAAGAAATGCCACCAAGGGCATGACGTAGAGTTTATACGGCACGATAGGTGAGCTCCCAAACATTGATCTCCCTGAGGCCGCTCCTGCCTATGCAGTGCAGCACCAGAGTTATTAATCTGTGTTAAAATCCCATGTTTTTTAAAGCCCTGACATCTGTGCTCTCCAGGTTTTTCTGTGACTGCGGAGCGGGAACGTTGTCCAATCCCTGCACATTGGCCGGAGAGCCCACACACGACACAGACACCCTGTATGACTCAGCGCCACCCATCGAGTCCAACACACTGCAGCATAactgaacatgcacacacacacacacacgtaacatCACAGccttcacatacaaacactcGCACACAtctacagaaacacacacacacacacatgcacacaccactgcagttgcatacacacacggacATCCATATGCAGCCATAAGGACCCAGAgagactctgtgtgtgcagcGCTCTCATAACAGGGCAGAGGTGAATGAGGCTGCAGAGGAAGCAGCTGCAGGCAGACACGCCGCAGTGCTGGGAGTCTCCACCAGAGGGAGCAGTGGAGAGACTGACCAACCCACACAGCACGGCCACAAGAGATTCCTCACTCGACTATTTCTTATTGCAGTCgttacacagagagagaagagtagGGCTGTGACGAGGAGCTGCCGATGGAGGCCTGCGCCACCATGGCAGCGTGTGAAGATCCTCCAATCACAGCCCACGTCTTCTCCACATGAACTGCCCCCAGAGAGACTTCCTGCTTCCTTGCAGCTTCCGTCCCCATTGGTTGCCCTGGCAGTTGTAACTAGGCAACGGATGGGCGGATGTAGCGCTCGTGTGTGGATAAAGAAGTGCGAGACTTGTGTGTGATGGAGCacttgggtttttttgtttttgtttttgttttttttttaatatgttatCCTGATCAATGGATTTGATTTCAATGCTTTCTCAtgtagttttgtattttcaagCAAAAATCTGACTGTATTTgaatgtcttttattttattatatattattataattattgttattaattttcTTTGGTTAGCGGCCCCCTCCCGCCCCCCTCACCCCACCTAGCCCCAGGCTTACTGCAGTTACTCAGGCGTCCCAGTGGTCAAGTTCTTTCTGTGAAAGAGAATCTCGTTTAACACTAAAAACCCTCTCCAGCATATTAGCTTAAATGGCAAGTGGAGGAGCTCCACAGTTGTATAAAGGTGTGtgggtgtaaatgtgtgtggtgtatggTATGTGTACAGTGCaagttgtgaatgtgtgtgtgagagagtgagtgtgtgtgtgtatgtttataagTTGATGCAGTCAATGTTTTCTGGAGGGGGTTTCATTAGGAGGAGTCAGAGCTCCTGGAAACTGGAACTGAAGAGTCAATCTGCAGACACCCACCCGCCCCCCACCcgtttcccctcccctcccctcccctcccctccgtGTATCGTGGTGACTGTGGCTCCTCATGCAGCCTGAATCGTATGCATGTACCATAACATCTAGACTTAATATATTGTGAAGTATTCAATAACCATTATGTAGATGCTAGTTGGAATTCAAAAATGGGTTTAATTTCctagaaagacaaaaaaagaaaacaggaaactggTCATTtctaagaaaataaaactttattagatcacaagtgtttttttttttaattattattttttattatgattattttttttcccctcttaaaTTCATGCCCAGTGATGAAATCCATGTATTGTAAAACTAATTGCCTTGTCTAATTGGTTGCTTTTATGTAACCTAGGACAGGGTTTTcctgcaaagttttttttctcgctcTTGACCCCCAACTTAACTTTAATTAAGCTGTTGGTCTCCATTTGAAGTAGTTTTAGGGACCCTCGGTCTGAAAAGAGACTGGCCTGTGTAGACTATTAAATCATATAGATAATATACTGGAACATCATCAGTGGTGAGAccaaaataatcattaatacaATTTCTTTATAGCATCGGTTTCTAGTgtattaaattacagtgaaatgaactattcctcattttgctgaagctCCTCAAGGAAGCCTGGGCGTCCCAGACGTCATTGACCTATGAGGCCACATATGCCTTTTGGCAAATTATGAAAAATTGATGATTATGCTGCTCAGTCACATCAGTGCAGGTGGGACAGGTAATTTTACTTTGCAGGAAAAATTCCCAGGTAGATAGAAAGCTGTCATGGTTATAAAAGACTTCTGGGATCACTGCCTCTGGTCACAGGCTGCGCTGACCGATTCTGATGTTCTGatcataattttatattttaactaTGTGCTTACATGTAGACAGAAGCATGTTGACATGGCTCACTTTTGACAGGGAAACAAGTTGGTAAGCTAAACaatgaaatcacatgaaattGGACAAAAGGTTACATATTCAGGGTCAACCAACTTTAGTGAATTATATATTCTATtctaaatgatttcaaaaattTGCAAATTTGTTTGAACAGGACAAACCCAAACTGCACCAACATTGGTAAAATAGACAGAATTTAGAAAAAGTATTCACAAACTTTAGGAGCATTTTCTTGAGCTACAAAATTCGTTCAAAATGCATTTACTGGGGATTTTGGGCCTGAAATCCAAGAAGTGCTCAATGTGCAGTGCTGATCGCATCATTGCCTCGCTGACACAGATAATTGTGAATTTACAGCACCACAGCTCTTCTCttactgttattttttgtttcacaattcaaaatacTGCCTATCGAAGTACAGTACTACATAAGTACGTAAATACTTCCATAACATTTAAGAATAAGTGTAGCACATGACACTACAACAGTATCATGTATTAACAGCCATGATCAGCCAGTAAGAAGCAACTAAAAGTGTGGCTCGAACCTTCGAGGACCTCAGATGAACTCAAAACACTGCCTGGAGAGTACATATTAAATATTCTCCAGAGTAAAAGTATATTTGAATATGTCCTTAACACTGTCATGATTAGTATTGCAAAAGAATAGCTTGCGTGGCTATATAATACCTACTGatattttgattatttcacACGTATATCCATTAAGTCGGTGaatacaaaaaacatgcataacCCTTGGCAACAAGGTCATGCAATTGTTCAAATATTTTAGAGAAGTTTTAAATGAGGATATTTTCTCCCTTTGTATGAGAACAGAAAGACACTAAGACCCACTTTTAGCTGTTATTTAAGGTggcaacaggggaaaaaaatctgactgtgTAAACCTCTGTTTCTTGGCCAGCACGCATTCAAAGGAAGACGATCAAATCTGTCATACCCACATTCTGCTTTATATTCAATGTGCAGGCCAGCCAGAGTGAGGCTGGTACAACTGGAATTattggggggagaaaaaaatcacaaaaaccaCATCCAGGGATAAGTCTTtattgaaaaagaaatgtataAAACTAAGATTTCAGGCTCTCTACCTCACATGAACTTTGAACTGTGCTGcatattagtgtgtgtgtgtgtgtgtgtccgactCAGGCAGTCTGTGCAGGAACACAGCGTGCCAGGATCTCCGTGATGTAACTGTTATTTTTAGCGACCAactcctccttcatcctcctgAGCTGCGTCTTCACCTCTTCTTCAGTCAGCGTGGCAGCAGGAAGTGACTTCACCCTCTCCAGGAAGTCCTGGATCAGACTCTCGCCCACCTGCACGACACGACCAGACAACAGCGGTTCAGTTTCCAAAAACACACGCGGCGCCGCAGCGAGCCTGCCAGGCAGAGAGGATGTGACTCTGCTGTGTGCAAGATAACACGAAACCAGCAGCCAAGCGGCCCGCCGTCACGCGTCGGGACGAGTGACGCCCACCTGTTTGTCTGTGCGCCGTCTCTTGGCCTCAGGCCCCTCCCCCTGCTCCGACCTCTCCCCTGCCGGCTCCTGGAACTCCTCGAGCTCCTCGGCCTTCTCCttcgccatggcaaccaccgACGGCGGAAAGCAAGCCAACTCGGCGACGTGGATTCCAAAACTCTggtcacacacacctacagaaacacacactttgacttCTGGGTGTCATATCAGTGCTACCAACTCAGAGAACCTGGTGGCAAAGTCTGATACGTCACACACACGTTACACACTTTGATCCAATCACACACCTGCGCTAAACCTCAAagtgacagctgattggctcaccatatgcaagaaaaaaaaagggtctaTGCCTCACTATACTTATTAAAGTTATTCAAGTTTTGCATtcttgattattttttcatttttatttgtgttgacattttgttttcgACTACACTTGAGGTTTAATTTTCTTTTAGGgcatgtttgcttgtttctttctttttcttggaaatgcttagttttagtttcattatGAGTtccagtgttagttttagtcttttttgtaatatggaGTATTTGTCAGGAGATATTCAAAAGGTTAGAAGTATTGCATCATAAAACCTCAACAAAACATCCCATTTTACAAACCAGTATTAAATAAATTGACAGATGataactaaagacattttctcaatAATTAAAGtctattttagttagttttgtacacaaccagtttcagttttcatttttaattcagttcTGACAGTGCACGTGACAAGAAAATATGTCATcttgcacacaaaaaaacctCTATTTGCCTCTGCCCTTTTGGTCATCGTTTCCACATTACcaattgtttatcaaaaatcgtgtgtgtgtaaaagtttTATAATCATCAATAGTGTCACAATATCAGTATCGTCATATTCGATTTactccatattgcccagcctcATGATcaatcaataataatactaatcaGTGATTAATCATTGTTGTTAGTCCTGTTGAACATCCCTGCATCCTTTAAGAAATTaaacagaagagaaagacaTTTACACTGAAATTTCTCCTCGATGTCTTTCCTTCATATCATGTTTTGTAATGTGGATTGTCAGCTTCTCAAGGAATAAACAGCTACATAAAGAAATGCAGCTTAACTCTTTGACCTTTAGAGATAGGGGTGAACTGATCTGGTTCACTTTCCTTCAGAGAGCCGACTTTGAATTGAAGCggacaaacacatgaacacacactctgctgctgcgGTGCACTGACCTGGCTTGACCCTGTACAGCATGGTGAGTGTGTTGTGGGAGGTCAGGGCCGTCACGTGCAGGTTGTGGACGGCGTGCTGCTGTGCGGCCAGCGCCGTCAGCTCATGGAAGTGAGTGGCGAACAGGCAGAAGCAGCCGACCTTGGAGGCGATGTGTTCGCTGATGGCCCAGGCCAGGCCGAAGCCGTCGTACGTGGACGTGCCTCTGCCCAGCTCGTCGATGATGATGAGCGACTTCTCCGTGGCCGACCTTCACACACAGAAGACATGGAGATGTTTGtgtcttcttgtgtgtgtgtgtgtgtgtgtgtgtctgtgagaacGTGAACAACATGCCAGTGTCTGTGCTCCTACCGCAGAATGGCGGCCGTCTCCAGCATCTCGGACATGAAGGTGGACACTCCTTTCACCTGGCTGTCTCCGGCTCCCACCCTGGCCAGCACGCTGTCAATCACGCTAAGCTCCGCCTTCTCACACGGCACAAAGCAGCCAATCTGAGCCATCAGAGCGATCACGCCCACCTGTCGGATAAACGTGGACTTGCCGCCCATGTTTGGACCTGCAGAGACAGACGGGGGGACAGCTGTAGCAGGCGGAGCTCTGACTGCGACAGAAATGTGTTTGGGACTTTTTCCGTATTTTCTACGAGTTTTCTAGATGTGTTAAGTTTTGCTTTAACATCTTCAGATTAGGTTTGGGCCAATCTGCGATATGTGTACAGGTAGGGGTAtggatgtgtgtatatatatgtgtgtgtatgtgcatgtatttataTGGATATATTTAGTTTGTTCTcccttttc
This genomic interval from Myripristis murdjan chromosome 19, fMyrMur1.1, whole genome shotgun sequence contains the following:
- the fbxo11b gene encoding F-box only protein 11 isoform X2, translated to MNSVRSTSRRPRRVSRPRPVQPERNNGERDEEAPAAAAAEMAVEESGPGAQNSPYQLRRKSLVPRRTAAASATASACPSKGPMEGASTSSTEAFGHRAKRARMSIKSHDLPAPAEQYLQQKLPDEVVLKIFSYLLEQDLCQAACVCKRFSQLANDPILWKRLYMEVFEYTRPMMHPEPGRFYQVSPEEHEHPNPWKESFQQLYKGAHVKPGFAEHFYSNPGRYKGRENMLYYDTIEDALGGVQEAHFDGLIFVHSGIYTDEWIYIESPITMIGAAPGKVADKVVIENTRDSTFVFMEGSEDAYVGYMTIRFNPDDKSAQHHNAHHCLEITVNCSPNIDHCIIRSTCTVGSAVCVSGQGACPTIKHCNISDCENVGLYITDHAQGIYEDNEISNNALAGIWVKNHGNPIIRRNHIHHGRDVGVFTFDHGMGYFESCNIHRNRIAGFEVKAYANPTVVRCEIHHGQTGGIYVHEKGRGQFIENKIYANNFAGVWITSNSDPTIRGNAIFNGNQGGVYIFGDGRGLIESNDIYGNALAGIQIRTNSCPIVRHNKIHDGQHGGIYVHEKGQGVIEENEVYSNTLAGVWVTTGSTPVLRRNRIHSGKQVGVYFYDNGHGVLEDNDIYNHMYSGVQIRTGSNPKIRRNKIWGGQNGGILVYNSGLGFIEDNEIFDNAMAGVWIKTDSNPTLRRNKIHDGRDGGICIFNGGRGLLEENDIFRNAQAGVLISTNSHPILRKNRIFDGFAAGIEITNHATATLEGNQIFNNRFGGLFLASGVNVTMKDNKIMNNQDAIEKAVSRGQCLYKISSYTSYPMHDFYRCHTCNTTDRNAICVNCIKKCHQGHDVEFIRHDRFFCDCGAGTLSNPCTLAGEPTHDTDTLYDSAPPIESNTLQHN
- the fbxo11b gene encoding F-box only protein 11 isoform X1 → MNSVRSTSRRPRRVSRPRPVQPERNNGERDEEAPAAAAAEMAVEESGPGAQNSPYQLRRKSLVPRRTAAASATASACPSKGPMEGASTSSTEAFGHRAKRARMSIKSHDLPAAPAEQYLQQKLPDEVVLKIFSYLLEQDLCQAACVCKRFSQLANDPILWKRLYMEVFEYTRPMMHPEPGRFYQVSPEEHEHPNPWKESFQQLYKGAHVKPGFAEHFYSNPGRYKGRENMLYYDTIEDALGGVQEAHFDGLIFVHSGIYTDEWIYIESPITMIGAAPGKVADKVVIENTRDSTFVFMEGSEDAYVGYMTIRFNPDDKSAQHHNAHHCLEITVNCSPNIDHCIIRSTCTVGSAVCVSGQGACPTIKHCNISDCENVGLYITDHAQGIYEDNEISNNALAGIWVKNHGNPIIRRNHIHHGRDVGVFTFDHGMGYFESCNIHRNRIAGFEVKAYANPTVVRCEIHHGQTGGIYVHEKGRGQFIENKIYANNFAGVWITSNSDPTIRGNAIFNGNQGGVYIFGDGRGLIESNDIYGNALAGIQIRTNSCPIVRHNKIHDGQHGGIYVHEKGQGVIEENEVYSNTLAGVWVTTGSTPVLRRNRIHSGKQVGVYFYDNGHGVLEDNDIYNHMYSGVQIRTGSNPKIRRNKIWGGQNGGILVYNSGLGFIEDNEIFDNAMAGVWIKTDSNPTLRRNKIHDGRDGGICIFNGGRGLLEENDIFRNAQAGVLISTNSHPILRKNRIFDGFAAGIEITNHATATLEGNQIFNNRFGGLFLASGVNVTMKDNKIMNNQDAIEKAVSRGQCLYKISSYTSYPMHDFYRCHTCNTTDRNAICVNCIKKCHQGHDVEFIRHDRFFCDCGAGTLSNPCTLAGEPTHDTDTLYDSAPPIESNTLQHN